A genomic segment from Candidatus Poribacteria bacterium encodes:
- a CDS encoding L-rhamnonate dehydratase (catalyzes the formation of 2-keto-3-deoxy-L-rhamnonate from L-rhamnonate) — protein sequence MKIKDIQTVLIDVPPREGERTQPRRDAWNVHAEVANPMSRYPQYKRHRSSWMPKWDTVYVKVTAEDGTWGIGETSFGTPVAAIIDEHFAPMLIGENCFAVEKIWDMMFRMSKPYGSQGLTSCAISGIDIALWDLIGKIKNQPVYELLGGPVREKLFAYATGNDTDWQLELGFKAVKLACPYGPVDGEWGLKENEKLVAETRETVGDDVEIMLDCYMAFDVDYTIRLAQRLRPYRLKWIEEFLIPEDIDGLVKVREAVDWVSLASGEHHYTRFPFQQIIERRCLDILQPDTFWVGGITECVKICHLADAAGLTVIFHGGGLRQSGLHLSAAMPNTPWVEYYLGVPPGVPLEETKRFEGESLPTESYISPNDGPGLGLHIEEEWLTPRNPR from the coding sequence ACAGTCCTAATTGACGTGCCACCGCGCGAAGGCGAACGCACACAGCCGCGTCGCGATGCGTGGAACGTCCATGCTGAAGTTGCGAATCCGATGTCGCGTTATCCGCAATACAAACGCCACCGTTCCAGTTGGATGCCGAAGTGGGATACCGTCTATGTTAAGGTCACTGCCGAAGACGGTACTTGGGGCATCGGTGAAACCTCCTTCGGAACGCCTGTTGCGGCGATTATTGATGAGCACTTCGCGCCGATGCTGATTGGTGAGAATTGCTTTGCTGTTGAAAAGATTTGGGATATGATGTTTCGTATGTCCAAACCTTACGGATCGCAGGGTTTGACCAGTTGTGCAATCAGCGGTATTGACATCGCCTTATGGGATCTAATCGGGAAAATTAAAAACCAACCGGTCTATGAACTCCTCGGTGGTCCTGTACGTGAGAAACTCTTTGCCTACGCTACGGGTAATGATACCGATTGGCAGTTGGAGTTGGGATTCAAGGCGGTGAAGTTAGCGTGTCCTTACGGACCCGTGGATGGTGAATGGGGTTTAAAAGAAAATGAGAAACTCGTCGCGGAAACCAGAGAAACAGTCGGGGATGATGTTGAAATTATGCTGGATTGCTATATGGCTTTCGATGTTGATTATACTATCCGTTTGGCACAACGTCTTCGCCCCTATCGCCTCAAGTGGATTGAAGAGTTTCTCATTCCCGAAGACATTGACGGTTTGGTGAAAGTTCGAGAGGCTGTCGATTGGGTGAGTTTGGCAAGCGGTGAACACCACTACACTCGGTTCCCATTTCAACAGATTATTGAAAGACGATGCTTGGATATTTTGCAGCCGGATACCTTCTGGGTGGGTGGTATAACCGAATGTGTTAAGATCTGTCATCTTGCCGATGCCGCTGGTTTGACGGTTATTTTTCACGGTGGTGGACTCCGACAATCTGGACTCCACCTTTCTGCTGCTATGCCGAATACGCCATGGGTGGAATACTACCTCGGTGTTCCGCCAGGGGTGCCTTTGGAGGAAACCAAACGCTTTGAAGGCGAGTCTCTCCCAACGGAAAGTTACATCTCTCCAAATGACGGTCCGGGACTCGGTCTTCACATTGAAGAAGAGTGGCTAACGCCGAGGAATCCGCGCTAA